The following proteins are encoded in a genomic region of Zea mays cultivar B73 chromosome 9, Zm-B73-REFERENCE-NAM-5.0, whole genome shotgun sequence:
- the LOC100274827 gene encoding uncharacterized protein isoform X6: MASPDLLFNLRNLFYLGAYQAAINNIDILGLDAAAAAERDAIVFRSYIALGSYQVRTHLASGASAATSLQAVKLLALYLTGDKVCHEEDQHLQAERQVPADRLPRG, translated from the exons ATGGCCTCCCCCGACCTGCTCTTCAATCTGCGGAACCTCTTCTACCTGGGCGCCTACCAGGCAGCCATTAACAACATCGACATCCTGGGCctcgacgccgccgccgccgctgagcGCGACGCCATCGTCTTCCGCTCCTACATCGCCCTCGGCTCCTACCAGGTGCGAACACATCTGGCGTCAGGCGCCTCAGCCGCTACCTCGCTGCAGGCCGTGAAGCTGCTCGCTCTGTACCTCACTGGAGACAAG GTATGTCATGAAGAAGATCAACATCTCCAAGCAGAACGACAAGTTCCAGCAGACCGCTTACCAAGAG GGTGA
- the LOC100274827 gene encoding uncharacterized protein isoform X1, which yields MASPDLLFNLRNLFYLGAYQAAINNIDILGLDAAAAAERDAIVFRSYIALGSYQVRTHLASGASAATSLQAVKLLALYLTGDKVCHEEDQHLQAERQVPADRLPRGNACAPNTGRQEDSSRAGEIGNDDTLWRISPRRFLNLP from the exons ATGGCCTCCCCCGACCTGCTCTTCAATCTGCGGAACCTCTTCTACCTGGGCGCCTACCAGGCAGCCATTAACAACATCGACATCCTGGGCctcgacgccgccgccgccgctgagcGCGACGCCATCGTCTTCCGCTCCTACATCGCCCTCGGCTCCTACCAGGTGCGAACACATCTGGCGTCAGGCGCCTCAGCCGCTACCTCGCTGCAGGCCGTGAAGCTGCTCGCTCTGTACCTCACTGGAGACAAG GTATGTCATGAAGAAGATCAACATCTCCAAGCAGAACGACAAGTTCCAGCAGACCGCTTACCAAGAGGTAACGCATGTGCTCCTAACACAGGAAGACAAGAAGACTCTTCTAGAGCG GGTGAAATAGGGAACGATGATACACTATGGCGGATTTCTCCAAG GCGTTTTCTAAACCTTCCGTAG
- the LOC100274827 gene encoding uncharacterized protein isoform X2 — protein MASPDLLFNLRNLFYLGAYQAAINNIDILGLDAAAAAERDAIVFRSYIALGSYQVRTHLASGASAATSLQAVKLLALYLTGDKVCHEEDQHLQAERQVPADRLPRGNACAPNTGRQEDSSRAGEIGNDDTLWRISPRR, from the exons ATGGCCTCCCCCGACCTGCTCTTCAATCTGCGGAACCTCTTCTACCTGGGCGCCTACCAGGCAGCCATTAACAACATCGACATCCTGGGCctcgacgccgccgccgccgctgagcGCGACGCCATCGTCTTCCGCTCCTACATCGCCCTCGGCTCCTACCAGGTGCGAACACATCTGGCGTCAGGCGCCTCAGCCGCTACCTCGCTGCAGGCCGTGAAGCTGCTCGCTCTGTACCTCACTGGAGACAAG GTATGTCATGAAGAAGATCAACATCTCCAAGCAGAACGACAAGTTCCAGCAGACCGCTTACCAAGAGGTAACGCATGTGCTCCTAACACAGGAAGACAAGAAGACTCTTCTAGAGCG GGTGAAATAGGGAACGATGATACACTATGGCGGATTTCTCCAAG GCGTTAA
- the LOC100274827 gene encoding uncharacterized protein LOC100274827 has translation MASPDLLFNLRNLFYLGAYQAAINNIDILGLDAAAAAERDAIVFRSYIALGSYQVRTHLASGASAATSLQAVKLLALYLTGDKRRYVMKKINISKQNDKFQQTAYQEGEIGNDDTLWRISPRR, from the exons ATGGCCTCCCCCGACCTGCTCTTCAATCTGCGGAACCTCTTCTACCTGGGCGCCTACCAGGCAGCCATTAACAACATCGACATCCTGGGCctcgacgccgccgccgccgctgagcGCGACGCCATCGTCTTCCGCTCCTACATCGCCCTCGGCTCCTACCAGGTGCGAACACATCTGGCGTCAGGCGCCTCAGCCGCTACCTCGCTGCAGGCCGTGAAGCTGCTCGCTCTGTACCTCACTGGAGACAAG CGTAGGTATGTCATGAAGAAGATCAACATCTCCAAGCAGAACGACAAGTTCCAGCAGACCGCTTACCAAGAG GGTGAAATAGGGAACGATGATACACTATGGCGGATTTCTCCAAG GCGTTAA
- the LOC100274827 gene encoding uncharacterized protein isoform X4, which translates to MASPDLLFNLRNLFYLGAYQAAINNIDILGLDAAAAAERDAIVFRSYIALGSYQVRTHLASGASAATSLQAVKLLALYLTGDKRRYVMKKINISKQNDKFQQTAYQEGEIGNDDTLWRISPRRFLNLP; encoded by the exons ATGGCCTCCCCCGACCTGCTCTTCAATCTGCGGAACCTCTTCTACCTGGGCGCCTACCAGGCAGCCATTAACAACATCGACATCCTGGGCctcgacgccgccgccgccgctgagcGCGACGCCATCGTCTTCCGCTCCTACATCGCCCTCGGCTCCTACCAGGTGCGAACACATCTGGCGTCAGGCGCCTCAGCCGCTACCTCGCTGCAGGCCGTGAAGCTGCTCGCTCTGTACCTCACTGGAGACAAG CGTAGGTATGTCATGAAGAAGATCAACATCTCCAAGCAGAACGACAAGTTCCAGCAGACCGCTTACCAAGAG GGTGAAATAGGGAACGATGATACACTATGGCGGATTTCTCCAAG GCGTTTTCTAAACCTTCCGTAG
- the LOC100274827 gene encoding uncharacterized protein isoform X5, with protein MASPDLLFNLRNLFYLGAYQAAINNIDILGLDAAAAAERDAIVFRSYIALGSYQVRTHLASGASAATSLQAVKLLALYLTGDKRRYVMKKINISKQNDKFQQTAYQEVTHVLLTQEDKKTLLERVK; from the exons ATGGCCTCCCCCGACCTGCTCTTCAATCTGCGGAACCTCTTCTACCTGGGCGCCTACCAGGCAGCCATTAACAACATCGACATCCTGGGCctcgacgccgccgccgccgctgagcGCGACGCCATCGTCTTCCGCTCCTACATCGCCCTCGGCTCCTACCAGGTGCGAACACATCTGGCGTCAGGCGCCTCAGCCGCTACCTCGCTGCAGGCCGTGAAGCTGCTCGCTCTGTACCTCACTGGAGACAAG CGTAGGTATGTCATGAAGAAGATCAACATCTCCAAGCAGAACGACAAGTTCCAGCAGACCGCTTACCAAGAGGTAACGCATGTGCTCCTAACACAGGAAGACAAGAAGACTCTTCTAGAGCG GGTGAAATAG
- the LOC100274827 gene encoding uncharacterized protein isoform X3 has translation MASPDLLFNLRNLFYLGAYQAAINNIDILGLDAAAAAERDAIVFRSYIALGSYQVRTHLASGASAATSLQAVKLLALYLTGDKRRYVMKKINISKQNDKFQQTAYQEGEIGNDDTLWRISPRCEEDSSTTFYCYL, from the exons ATGGCCTCCCCCGACCTGCTCTTCAATCTGCGGAACCTCTTCTACCTGGGCGCCTACCAGGCAGCCATTAACAACATCGACATCCTGGGCctcgacgccgccgccgccgctgagcGCGACGCCATCGTCTTCCGCTCCTACATCGCCCTCGGCTCCTACCAGGTGCGAACACATCTGGCGTCAGGCGCCTCAGCCGCTACCTCGCTGCAGGCCGTGAAGCTGCTCGCTCTGTACCTCACTGGAGACAAG CGTAGGTATGTCATGAAGAAGATCAACATCTCCAAGCAGAACGACAAGTTCCAGCAGACCGCTTACCAAGAG GGTGAAATAGGGAACGATGATACACTATGGCGGATTTCTCCAAGGTGCGAAGAAGATTCTTCTACTACTTTCTATTGTTATTTGTAA